A genome region from Anopheles stephensi strain Indian chromosome 2, UCI_ANSTEP_V1.0, whole genome shotgun sequence includes the following:
- the LOC118504015 gene encoding allatotropins-like, which produces MEIMKMSIYKLLLFVVLSTVMLCCQTSEAGPARQLASLAARASKIPRSIRAPFRNSEMMTARGFGKRRAPIGVSFGSGRPSHHTLSPGDGESVTWTEEKHDIGKLMEDLASLDQNDPQQQQQQQQQQPLQLIMGDQENSFPLEWFANEMSTNPTLAKSILQRFVDTNRDGLLETNELMAGAGSNANDLGELF; this is translated from the exons ATGGAG ATCATGAAAATGTCCATCTacaagctgctgctgttcgtggTCCTCTCGACCGTGATGCTCTGCTGTCAAACGTCCGAGGCAGGTCCGGCCCGGCAGCTCGCTAGCCTCGCAGCAAGAGCCTCCAAGATACCGCGCTCGATACGGGCCCCGTTCCGGAACTCCGAGATGATGACGGCACGAGGCTTCGGCAAGCGTCGGGCACCGATCGGTGTAAGCTTCGGCAGCGGTCGCCCATCACACCACACCCTGTCACCTGGGGACGGTGAAAGCGTTACCTGGACCGAGGAGAAGCACGACATTGGCAAGCTGATGGAGGATCTGGCGAGCCTCGATCAGAACGatccacagcagcaacagcagcagcagcagcagcaacccctGCAGTTGATTATGGGTGATCAAGAAAATAG CTTCCCGCTGGAGTGGTTTGCGAACGAAATGTCAACCAATCCGACACTGGCCAAATCGATACTGCAACGCTTCGTGGACACTAACCGCGACGGATTGCTCGAAACGAACGAGCTAATGGCGGGCGCCGGATCGAACGCGAACGATCTTGGCGAGCTGTTCTAA